In one window of Drosophila innubila isolate TH190305 chromosome 2L unlocalized genomic scaffold, UK_Dinn_1.0 4_B_2L, whole genome shotgun sequence DNA:
- the LOC117794513 gene encoding small glutamine-rich tetratricopeptide repeat-containing protein beta produces the protein MPDAVQQSFVRSFIDYLKKQVDVMSPDQSESIEVAIQCLQAAFDVGDEEPEQLTATSQSTTAAAAASGAAPGGDAAVASGSGSNSVVNTKNIDMFELFQSLYIERNPESLALAESIKNEGNRLMKDCKYNEALLQYNRAITFDPKNPIFYCNRAAAHIRLGDNDRAVTDCKSALLYNANYSKAYCRLGVAYSNLGKFNEAEQAYAKAIELEPDNADYRNNLEVVRNARNQPPQLSHLTDGLNAMLTNPTVRNLFSSAEIDLEQLQSMTQNPMVMNTIGQLFANMGGAQGAAPAGGAAPGQVPPMPNDMLQLFQSFATQLVGAQQQGGANPGGGPGGPPGGQQPGNQPPPSI, from the coding sequence atgccgGACGCAGTGCAGCAAAGCTTTGTTCGCTCCTTCATTGACTACTTGAAAAAGCAGGTGGATGTGATGTCGCCGGATCAGAGTGAAAGCATTGAAGTAGCCATTCAATGTTTGCAAGCCGCTTTCGATGTGGGCGACGAGGAGCCGGAACAGCTAACGGCAACATCACAAAGCACAACGGCTGCAGCCGCCGCTTCGGGTGCAGCTCCAGGCGGCGATGCTGCAGTTGCcagcggcagtggcagcaacagcgtgGTCAACACAAAGAACATTGACATGTTTGAGCTTTTCCAATCGCTGTACATTGAACGCAATCCCGAGTCCTTGGCCCTGGCCGAATCGATCAAAAACGAGGGCAATCGCCTGATGAAGGACTGCAAATACAATGAGGCACTGCTACAATATAATCGCGCCATCACATTTGATCCCAAGAATCCAATTTTCTATTGCAACCGGGCCGCCGCTCACATTCGCCTGGGCGACAACGATCGCGCTGTAACCGATTGCAAATCGGCACTGCTCTATAATGCTAACTATAGCAAGGCGTATTGCCGCTTGGGTGTGGCCTATTCCAATCTGGGCAAATTCAACGAGGCGGAGCAGGCGTATGCCAAGGCCATTGAACTGGAGCCGGACAATGCCGACTATCGCAACAATCTGGAGGTTGTTCGCAATGCTCGCAATCAGCCGCCTCAATTGTCGCATCTCACAGATGGCCTCAATGCCATGTTAACCAATCCAACTGTCCGCAACCTGTTTAGCAGCGCTGAGATCGATCTGGAGCAGTTGCAATCCATGACGCAGAATCCCATGGTCATGAACACCATTGGCCAATTGTTTGCGAATATGGGCGGCGCTCAAGGTGCCGCACCTGCAGGTGGAGCAGCTCCCGGTCAAGTGCCACCCATGCCAAATGACATGCTGCAACTGTTCCAGAGCTTTGCCACACAGTTGGTCGGCGCCCAGCAGCAAGGTGGCGCCAATCCTGGAGGTGGTCCCGGAGGACCGCCAGGTGGCCAACAACCGGGCAATCAGCCCCCTCCAAGTATCTAG